In bacterium, a single window of DNA contains:
- the hxpB gene encoding hexitol phosphatase HxpB, with amino-acid sequence MIEAVIFDMDGILIDSEPFWQAAEKVVFKKVGIDITDDMCRQTIGLRIDEVVQHWYRRCPWNGMRLKQVQDEIVMGVINLVNQRGELISGVKYALRFFKNKKIKIALASSSDMVLINAVLSKFNLHSEFEIIHSGENEMYGKPHPAIYLTAAKLLNVDPTSCLAIEDSFNGLIAAKAARMKTICIPEHCVWDHTKYDIADVKLKSLEEISEQVISIID; translated from the coding sequence ATGATTGAAGCCGTGATCTTTGATATGGACGGCATTTTGATCGATTCGGAACCATTCTGGCAGGCTGCCGAGAAAGTGGTTTTTAAAAAAGTAGGAATCGATATTACCGACGATATGTGCCGTCAAACGATCGGCTTACGAATTGATGAAGTGGTACAACACTGGTACCGGCGCTGTCCGTGGAACGGGATGCGGCTGAAACAGGTCCAGGATGAAATTGTAATGGGCGTTATTAACTTGGTGAATCAGCGCGGCGAACTTATTTCCGGCGTTAAATACGCCCTTCGGTTTTTTAAGAATAAAAAAATAAAAATTGCTCTGGCGTCTTCTTCCGATATGGTTTTGATTAATGCTGTTTTGAGCAAGTTCAATTTGCATTCCGAATTTGAAATAATTCATTCCGGGGAAAACGAGATGTACGGCAAGCCGCATCCGGCGATTTATCTTACTGCAGCCAAATTGTTGAATGTTGATCCCACATCCTGCCTTGCTATAGAAGATTCGTTTAACGGACTGATCGCAGCGAAAGCCGCTCGTATGAAGACGATTTGTATTCCGGAACACTGCGTGTGGGATCACACGAAATACGATATTGCCGATGTGAAATTGAAATCATTGGAGGAAATTTCTGAACAAGTAATTAGTATCATTGACTAA
- a CDS encoding DNA alkylation repair protein: MAALERVGTEKLRAAYVLHGATGNYFGVSTAQFKRLKKKIGSDQRLALELWKSNNIDAQILATMIVEQNAINESLMDDWITRIHYYAVADEFVGNVVALSSFAKLKMLQWINSNEEYVRRCGYTVMSYIAHEKESLSDDEFIQHLHAIGKEIQLMENRARQAMYEALIAIGQRNKLLNMEAMIVASQIGPVYIEHGDKKLKASHAMEILADKKLRESLS, from the coding sequence ATGGCAGCGTTGGAACGGGTTGGGACTGAGAAATTACGTGCGGCTTACGTTTTACACGGCGCGACGGGTAATTATTTCGGCGTGAGTACTGCGCAATTCAAAAGACTAAAAAAAAAAATAGGTTCCGATCAGCGCTTAGCTCTGGAATTATGGAAATCGAATAACATCGATGCGCAAATACTCGCGACGATGATCGTCGAACAGAATGCGATAAACGAAAGCTTAATGGACGATTGGATTACGCGGATTCATTATTATGCAGTTGCCGATGAGTTTGTTGGTAACGTGGTGGCGCTGTCATCATTTGCAAAATTGAAGATGCTTCAATGGATCAATTCCAACGAAGAATATGTGAGGCGTTGCGGGTATACTGTAATGTCTTACATCGCACATGAGAAGGAAAGTCTTTCTGATGACGAATTCATTCAGCATCTGCACGCCATAGGAAAAGAAATTCAATTGATGGAAAACCGGGCGCGGCAGGCGATGTACGAGGCGCTGATTGCAATAGGACAGCGGAATAAACTGCTGAATATGGAAGCGATGATCGTTGCCTCGCAGATCGGGCCTGTGTATATCGAACATGGCGATAAGAAACTCAAGGCGTCGCACGCAATGGAAATTCTGGCGGACAAAAAATTGCGAGAATCGTTATCATGA
- a CDS encoding DinB family protein translates to MITRIKWIERNFELGYPLGMFPNFMERIRGTPARLEELLRGMPKGILTVKPEHGWSIQEHAGHLLDLDELHSGRVDDFIFRAKTLRAWDGTNRKTHDANHNRNTIDNILKAFRESRNRFIHRLESLDDETHQVIALHPRIQRPMRVVDMVYFTAEHDDHHLSAITELGRIASKKGKP, encoded by the coding sequence ATGATCACAAGAATAAAATGGATCGAACGAAATTTTGAGTTGGGTTATCCTTTAGGAATGTTTCCTAATTTTATGGAACGTATCCGCGGCACGCCGGCGCGATTGGAAGAATTGTTGCGCGGAATGCCGAAAGGAATACTGACTGTTAAGCCGGAACACGGTTGGTCAATTCAGGAACATGCCGGACATTTACTCGATCTGGACGAACTCCACAGCGGGCGTGTGGATGATTTTATTTTCCGCGCAAAGACGCTGCGCGCCTGGGACGGAACGAATCGAAAAACGCACGATGCCAATCATAACCGGAATACCATAGACAACATACTAAAGGCTTTTCGCGAGTCGCGAAACCGGTTTATACACCGGCTTGAGAGTCTCGACGATGAAACTCATCAGGTCATCGCACTTCATCCGCGTATCCAAAGACCGATGCGCGTGGTGGATATGGTGTATTTTACGGCAGAGCACGATGACCACCACTTGTCGGCCATCACAGAATTGGGACGCATTGCATCAAAGAAAGGCAAACCGTGA
- a CDS encoding sodium:proton exchanger — protein MNNDQGFVDINTNTTIIILSGLVLASYLFDQFSRWSKIPSVLLLMATGVALSQTSAYTGIYLEKIRPYVEFLGTLGLIMIVLEASLDLKLTKERVPLIRNSFLSALLILFISSFLLAGVLYYWMEQPFRICLVYSIPFSIISSAIVIPTVVHLAPDKKEFLVYEASFSDIIGIMLFNFLITERVLKLGSLVTFGGTLILVILISLVASFLLFFTLARIKTHIKFFMIFALLLMLYGIGKIYHLPSLLLILVFGILINNFSSVPAIVTKHVDLSILPGLLEQMRSITAESAFLIRTFFFILFGYSIDIISLTHPEVVMMGTAIILVLLAVRFLYLKSFLKGNLFPELFLMPRGLITIILFYSIPEWLLLKNFNEGVLFFVIIATALLMMVGLATFKKEKTVEMEIM, from the coding sequence ATCAATAACGACCAGGGTTTCGTGGACATTAATACCAATACAACTATCATTATCCTGAGCGGGCTTGTTCTAGCCTCGTATCTCTTTGATCAATTCAGCCGATGGTCAAAAATTCCATCCGTTTTGCTTTTGATGGCCACAGGAGTTGCCTTGAGCCAAACATCGGCGTATACAGGCATTTATCTGGAAAAAATACGGCCGTATGTGGAGTTTTTGGGCACACTCGGGCTGATCATGATCGTTCTGGAAGCATCGTTAGATTTAAAATTAACCAAAGAACGTGTGCCGCTCATTCGGAATTCATTCCTATCGGCATTACTCATTTTGTTTATATCGAGTTTTTTACTCGCCGGTGTTTTGTACTATTGGATGGAGCAGCCTTTTCGGATTTGTCTGGTGTACTCAATTCCTTTTTCTATCATCAGCAGCGCTATCGTGATTCCGACGGTTGTGCATTTGGCGCCTGATAAAAAAGAGTTTCTAGTATACGAGGCTTCTTTTTCCGACATCATCGGTATTATGCTATTTAACTTTCTCATCACCGAGCGCGTCCTTAAACTCGGCTCTTTGGTAACGTTTGGCGGCACTTTGATTTTAGTGATTCTCATTTCTCTTGTTGCTTCATTTTTGCTTTTCTTTACGCTTGCGCGGATCAAAACGCATATTAAGTTTTTTATGATTTTTGCGCTGCTGTTGATGTTGTATGGGATAGGAAAAATATATCATCTGCCTTCACTACTGCTTATTCTAGTCTTTGGGATTTTGATTAATAACTTTTCCTCTGTCCCGGCTATCGTTACAAAACATGTCGACTTATCCATATTACCCGGCTTGTTGGAACAAATGCGTTCCATTACTGCCGAGTCGGCTTTTCTGATAAGAACCTTCTTTTTTATTTTGTTTGGCTACTCCATAGACATTATTTCTTTGACCCATCCCGAAGTTGTCATGATGGGAACGGCCATCATTCTGGTTTTGCTGGCGGTACGTTTTCTGTATTTGAAAAGTTTTTTAAAAGGAAATCTATTCCCGGAACTATTTTTGATGCCCAGAGGGTTGATTACCATTATCCTGTTTTACAGTATTCCCGAATGGCTTTTATTGAAGAATTTCAATGAAGGGGTCTTGTTTTTTGTCATCATTGCAACGGCGCTGTTGATGATGGTGGGTCTGGCGACCTTCAAAAAAGAAAAAACAGTTGAAATGGAAATAATGTAA
- a CDS encoding GNAT family N-acetyltransferase: MYLKDFEKKIVTRNLTYEDYGKVTELQLKCFPGMKPWSQEQFQSQLAVFPQGQICVEYESKIVASSSSLILNFDLYSEWHSWREIADEGFIRNHDSKGDTLYGIEIMVDPEYRGLKLARRLYEARKEVAREFNLMRIVIGGRIPGYDNYADQMEAREYVDKVIDKKLIDPVLTTQISNGFVLKRLIPNYMTSDAASRGFATFLEWTNLDYVPHKSLKWARVAPVRICAVQYQMRSINGFDDFARQVEYFVDVASDYKSDFIVFPEMFTTQLLSFLPSDRPALAIRQLAKFTSNYLELFNRLSIKYNINIIGGSHFTVEGDDLYNISHLFRRDGTLDKQYKLHITPNEKVWWGVKAGNELRVFDTDKGKISIQICYDIEFPELSRMAVEQGAQIIFVPFCTDERYGYLRVRYCAQARCIENHVYVAIAGSVGNLPDVKNLDVHYAQSAIFSPSDIPFTRDAIQSEATPNVETIIVDEVDLELLKKNRQTGSVLNWHDRRTDLYRVIDLKNQ, encoded by the coding sequence ATGTATTTAAAAGATTTTGAGAAAAAGATTGTTACACGAAATCTTACCTATGAAGACTATGGGAAGGTCACGGAACTGCAGCTGAAGTGTTTTCCGGGTATGAAACCGTGGAGCCAGGAACAGTTTCAAAGTCAATTGGCTGTTTTTCCTCAAGGTCAGATCTGCGTAGAATATGAATCGAAGATCGTCGCTTCATCAAGCAGTCTCATCCTTAATTTTGATTTGTATTCGGAATGGCACAGTTGGCGGGAAATTGCAGATGAAGGGTTCATACGTAATCATGATTCCAAGGGAGACACGCTATACGGGATAGAAATAATGGTGGACCCCGAATATCGGGGATTAAAATTGGCGCGACGGCTATACGAGGCCCGCAAAGAGGTTGCGCGAGAGTTTAACCTGATGCGCATCGTTATCGGCGGCCGCATACCCGGGTACGATAATTATGCGGATCAAATGGAAGCGCGTGAATATGTAGACAAAGTCATTGATAAAAAACTTATTGACCCCGTATTGACCACGCAAATTTCAAATGGGTTCGTGTTGAAGAGATTGATCCCTAATTATATGACGTCCGATGCCGCGTCAAGAGGATTTGCGACTTTTTTGGAGTGGACCAATCTGGATTACGTTCCTCACAAATCGCTTAAATGGGCTCGCGTCGCGCCGGTAAGAATTTGCGCCGTGCAATATCAAATGAGGTCGATAAACGGTTTCGATGATTTTGCCAGGCAAGTTGAATATTTTGTCGACGTCGCATCCGATTATAAATCGGACTTTATAGTATTTCCGGAAATGTTTACAACCCAGCTGTTATCTTTTCTTCCATCAGACCGGCCGGCCTTAGCCATTCGCCAGTTGGCGAAATTTACTTCCAATTATCTCGAACTGTTCAATCGTTTGTCCATAAAATATAATATCAATATTATCGGAGGGTCTCATTTTACCGTCGAAGGAGATGATCTTTATAATATATCTCATCTCTTTCGAAGAGACGGTACTTTGGACAAACAGTACAAACTGCATATCACGCCGAATGAAAAGGTGTGGTGGGGCGTCAAGGCAGGAAATGAATTAAGAGTATTTGATACAGACAAAGGGAAAATATCCATTCAGATATGTTATGATATTGAATTTCCCGAACTGAGCCGGATGGCTGTAGAACAAGGCGCGCAGATCATTTTTGTTCCGTTCTGCACGGATGAGAGATATGGCTATCTTCGCGTGCGTTACTGCGCCCAGGCGCGCTGCATTGAAAACCATGTGTATGTTGCTATCGCCGGCAGCGTAGGAAACCTTCCCGATGTGAAAAATCTGGACGTGCATTACGCACAATCGGCCATATTTTCGCCTTCGGATATTCCGTTTACGCGCGATGCGATCCAATCCGAAGCGACGCCGAATGTGGAAACGATCATTGTGGATGAAGTTGATCTGGAACTGCTGAAGAAAAACCGACAAACAGGCAGCGTGCTGAATTGGCATGATCGCAGGACTGACCTATATCGGGTCATAGATCTAAAAAATCAATAA
- a CDS encoding zinc-dependent alcohol dehydrogenase family protein: MKAMILNKTAALIENSNPLMMAAVPQPQAGDKEILIRISVCGVCHTELDEIEGRTPPTRFPVIPGHQVIGRIEQKGKNAFLFEIGDRVGVAWIFSTCGKCVFCTNGTENLCEHFRATGRDADGGYAEYMAVDEQFAYKIPDIFSDAEAAPLLCAGAIGYRSLRLTGLKNGQNLGLTGFGASAHIVIQLVKHQFPESKIFVFARSEEERNFAIELGAVWAGDIMQSSPEMMNAVIDSTPAWKPVVEAMKNLKAGGRLVINAIRKEHDDKNCLLQLDYARHLWMEKEIKSVANVARNDVSEFLQLASEILIKPEVLEFPLEDANRALIELKYKHTRGAKVLRMH, translated from the coding sequence ATGAAAGCGATGATTTTAAATAAGACTGCCGCATTAATTGAAAATTCAAATCCATTAATGATGGCGGCCGTTCCACAGCCGCAGGCGGGAGATAAAGAAATTTTGATCCGGATTTCAGTGTGCGGTGTGTGTCATACGGAACTGGATGAAATCGAAGGAAGAACGCCTCCCACGCGTTTCCCGGTAATTCCCGGGCATCAGGTTATTGGCCGGATTGAGCAAAAAGGGAAAAATGCCTTTCTTTTCGAAATAGGGGATCGTGTTGGTGTCGCATGGATTTTTTCGACCTGCGGGAAGTGTGTTTTCTGCACAAACGGAACAGAAAACTTATGTGAACATTTTAGGGCGACGGGCCGGGACGCCGACGGGGGTTATGCGGAATATATGGCCGTCGATGAACAATTTGCCTACAAGATCCCGGACATTTTTTCCGATGCGGAAGCGGCGCCTCTGCTCTGCGCGGGCGCCATCGGATACCGCTCACTGCGTTTGACCGGCTTGAAAAACGGCCAGAATCTGGGGCTGACCGGATTCGGGGCTTCAGCGCATATTGTGATCCAACTCGTGAAGCATCAGTTTCCCGAATCAAAAATATTTGTTTTTGCCCGAAGCGAGGAAGAGCGTAATTTCGCAATTGAACTAGGAGCCGTATGGGCCGGCGATATAATGCAATCGTCACCGGAAATGATGAACGCGGTTATTGATTCCACACCTGCGTGGAAACCGGTTGTAGAAGCGATGAAGAATTTGAAAGCCGGCGGCCGGCTCGTTATTAATGCAATCCGCAAGGAGCATGATGATAAAAATTGCTTGCTGCAGCTGGATTATGCGCGGCATCTTTGGATGGAAAAGGAAATCAAAAGTGTTGCAAATGTGGCACGAAACGATGTATCGGAATTTTTACAACTGGCCTCAGAAATTCTAATCAAGCCGGAGGTCCTGGAATTTCCTCTTGAAGACGCCAATCGCGCTTTGATTGAATTGAAATATAAACATACCCGCGGAGCGAAAGTGCTTCGAATGCATTGA
- a CDS encoding isoprenylcysteine carboxylmethyltransferase family protein, with the protein MKLKQFEHWAQKEYSPKQRLTLVIPALIFFCIFLPVLFLSASITADRSCELPLFHWGYWNGLIGLVCTIVGAWMGLWTVWTQFVLGRGTPSPFMPTQSLIITGPYRFCRNPMILGVFTAYVGLAIWAASPSGIMMCLIFILVASAYIKLIEEKELEARFGSTYTEYKKLTSFIFPVFRKNK; encoded by the coding sequence ATGAAATTGAAACAATTCGAGCATTGGGCACAAAAGGAATACAGCCCGAAACAAAGATTAACGCTGGTGATTCCGGCCCTGATATTTTTTTGCATCTTCCTTCCTGTTTTGTTCCTCTCTGCGTCGATCACGGCGGATCGGTCTTGTGAGCTGCCGCTTTTTCATTGGGGTTATTGGAATGGATTAATTGGGCTTGTTTGCACGATAGTGGGAGCCTGGATGGGACTATGGACGGTGTGGACACAATTCGTTTTGGGGCGTGGAACGCCGTCCCCATTTATGCCGACACAAAGTCTGATCATTACCGGGCCGTACCGTTTCTGTCGAAACCCGATGATTCTTGGTGTTTTTACTGCCTACGTCGGGTTAGCGATCTGGGCGGCTTCTCCATCGGGAATCATGATGTGCCTGATATTTATTTTGGTAGCATCTGCGTACATCAAGCTGATTGAAGAAAAAGAACTCGAAGCGCGCTTCGGCTCGACTTATACCGAATACAAGAAATTAACGTCTTTTATTTTTCCGGTTTTCAGAAAAAACAAATGA
- a CDS encoding DUF2569 domain-containing protein translates to MESNQTPYDRIGGVLILVAIMLILNPIRILYVILSVSFPAYQSIPESIAAFEVVLNVVFLLYSLVVPVYFFQRRKSAPILIIILFLFNMFFVAVNGTITQWLPSEIAGAAPKFRIGEFTIGAVWFLLWTVYFMISKRAKGTFIR, encoded by the coding sequence ATGGAATCCAACCAAACTCCCTATGATCGGATCGGCGGCGTTCTCATTCTCGTTGCCATCATGCTCATTCTTAATCCCATTCGCATTTTGTACGTAATCCTAAGCGTTTCTTTTCCGGCGTATCAAAGTATTCCTGAATCGATCGCCGCTTTTGAAGTGGTTCTGAACGTAGTATTTCTTCTGTACTCATTGGTCGTACCGGTGTATTTTTTTCAACGAAGAAAAAGTGCGCCTATTCTCATCATTATTTTATTTCTTTTCAATATGTTCTTTGTGGCGGTTAACGGCACGATCACGCAATGGTTGCCGTCGGAGATAGCGGGCGCCGCGCCGAAATTTCGCATTGGTGAATTTACCATCGGTGCGGTTTGGTTTCTGCTGTGGACTGTCTATTTCATGATCTCCAAACGGGCTAAAGGTACATTTATCCGATAA
- a CDS encoding SDR family oxidoreductase translates to MNILLSGANGYIGRRLLTTLVEKGHRVYCAVRDPARLHIPHSIRDKVEVVVCDMTVRETFDNLPQWIDAAYYLVHSMAQSDGHFGDLEKVCAENFANWVRTSHARQIIYLGGIANDPSLSHHLSSRVGVESILRSSGVPLTVLRAAIIIGSGSASFEIIRDLVEKLPIMITPKWLRSRCQPIAIRDVVRYLNSVLHHPLAYDKVFDIGGPDILSYKEMLMQFAKVRGYRRYIITIPVLTPRLSSYWLYFVTATSFPLAKALVDSMKNEVVCAVGNITELDATPCISFDESIRRAFTRIEQNEVISSWTDALSNSRFEPEFKEYIQIPEFGCLSDERVISVANVLQAVENIWQIGGKRGWYYMNFLWVIRGMIDKIFGGVGLRRGRRHPSEIQTGDTLDFWRVILADKVSRRLLLYAEMKLPGEAWLEFRFEGETLIQKATFRPRGLLGRLYWYGIYPLHVMVFRGMLKRIVTYRP, encoded by the coding sequence ATGAACATTCTTCTCTCCGGCGCAAACGGATACATCGGACGACGCCTGCTGACGACATTAGTCGAAAAAGGACACAGAGTGTATTGTGCGGTTCGAGATCCGGCGAGACTTCATATACCGCATTCCATTCGGGATAAAGTTGAGGTTGTCGTCTGCGACATGACTGTACGCGAAACATTCGACAACCTGCCGCAATGGATCGACGCCGCCTATTATCTCGTTCACTCCATGGCGCAATCCGACGGCCATTTTGGAGATCTGGAGAAGGTTTGCGCGGAAAACTTTGCCAACTGGGTCCGGACAAGCCATGCGCGCCAGATTATTTATCTCGGCGGTATTGCAAATGATCCGAGTTTGTCGCATCATCTGTCTTCCCGTGTCGGCGTGGAATCTATACTGCGCTCATCCGGCGTCCCGCTTACTGTGCTGCGCGCAGCCATTATTATCGGATCCGGAAGCGCTTCGTTTGAGATTATCCGCGACCTAGTTGAAAAACTACCTATCATGATCACGCCGAAATGGCTTCGTTCACGCTGTCAACCGATCGCCATCCGCGACGTGGTACGTTATCTCAACTCCGTTCTCCATCATCCGCTCGCCTATGATAAGGTGTTTGACATCGGCGGTCCGGACATTCTAAGCTACAAGGAAATGCTGATGCAGTTTGCCAAAGTTCGCGGTTATCGACGTTATATCATTACCATTCCGGTTCTGACCCCTCGCTTATCATCATACTGGCTATATTTTGTAACCGCCACGTCATTTCCCCTTGCTAAAGCGCTTGTTGACAGCATGAAAAACGAAGTCGTATGCGCCGTTGGAAATATTACTGAGCTGGACGCAACGCCCTGTATATCGTTTGATGAATCCATACGGCGCGCATTTACACGAATCGAGCAAAACGAAGTTATTTCAAGCTGGACCGATGCTCTGTCCAATTCACGATTTGAACCTGAATTTAAGGAATATATTCAGATTCCTGAATTTGGCTGCCTCTCAGATGAACGAGTAATTTCGGTTGCGAACGTTCTACAGGCCGTTGAAAATATTTGGCAGATCGGAGGAAAGCGCGGGTGGTATTACATGAATTTTTTGTGGGTAATCCGCGGCATGATTGATAAGATATTTGGCGGCGTCGGATTGCGGCGCGGTCGGCGCCATCCGTCAGAGATTCAAACGGGCGATACGCTGGATTTTTGGCGCGTCATATTGGCCGATAAAGTTTCGCGGCGCTTACTTTTGTATGCAGAAATGAAACTGCCGGGAGAGGCGTGGCTTGAGTTCCGATTTGAGGGCGAGACGCTTATTCAAAAAGCGACCTTTCGTCCGAGAGGACTATTGGGAAGATTGTATTGGTACGGAATTTATCCACTGCACGTGATGGTATTCCGGGGAATGCTGAAGCGAATTGTAACCTATCGGCCCTAA
- a CDS encoding alpha/beta hydrolase yields MSIKYGTLTVKRLLVLLIIQFLNDGNISAQNNKIVIGETAKIHSKVLNEDRSITVYVPPDYKLTQTKYSVVYLLDGPDHFHHVTGIVRFLAQQGVMPDMVVVGIHNTDRTRDLTPKPDSSDKQQPTAGGSDQFLQFLTDELKPFVQKKYRTDPFEILIGHSFGGLFAIHTMLNKPDVFDAYIAVSPSLWWNKWEEVKHAESFLRSHRDFKKMLYVALGNEGIQMQSPMDSFVTVLERNAPPGFSWKYQSMDKENHGTTPHRSIYDGLEWMYTGWSYPLSAAFKGLAGLEQHYAGLSARFGYKVEPSERIINSLGYVLLGNLQTAEAIKVFQFNISSHPESANVYDSMADAYEAFDEMELALKNCERACLQGKKISDPNLAIYQKHLEKIKIKMGKKI; encoded by the coding sequence ATGAGTATCAAATACGGAACATTAACCGTAAAAAGATTATTGGTTTTGCTCATAATCCAGTTTCTTAATGACGGAAACATTTCTGCTCAGAACAATAAGATCGTAATCGGTGAGACCGCTAAGATTCATTCGAAAGTATTGAATGAAGACAGGAGCATTACGGTTTATGTCCCGCCGGATTACAAACTGACTCAGACGAAATATTCCGTTGTCTATCTATTGGACGGCCCCGATCATTTTCATCACGTAACCGGTATCGTACGCTTTCTTGCGCAACAAGGGGTTATGCCGGATATGGTCGTTGTTGGAATACATAATACCGATCGAACGCGTGACCTTACGCCTAAACCGGATTCGTCAGACAAGCAACAGCCTACGGCAGGCGGTTCGGATCAATTTTTGCAATTCCTTACCGACGAACTGAAACCATTTGTTCAAAAAAAATACAGGACCGATCCATTTGAGATCCTTATCGGGCATTCGTTCGGCGGCCTCTTTGCCATTCATACCATGTTAAACAAACCGGACGTATTCGATGCTTACATCGCCGTTAGTCCTTCGTTATGGTGGAATAAGTGGGAAGAGGTCAAGCACGCCGAGTCGTTTTTGAGATCGCATCGTGATTTCAAAAAAATGTTATATGTCGCGCTGGGAAATGAAGGAATTCAGATGCAGAGCCCTATGGACAGTTTTGTTACGGTATTGGAAAGGAATGCGCCTCCGGGGTTTTCGTGGAAATACCAATCGATGGATAAAGAAAATCACGGCACTACTCCGCACAGATCGATTTATGACGGGCTTGAATGGATGTACACCGGATGGTCCTATCCGTTGTCGGCAGCATTCAAAGGGCTCGCTGGTTTGGAGCAGCATTATGCCGGATTATCGGCACGGTTCGGCTACAAGGTCGAACCGTCGGAGCGAATTATTAACTCTCTCGGTTATGTGCTTTTAGGAAACCTGCAGACGGCGGAAGCAATCAAAGTATTTCAATTTAATATCAGCAGTCATCCGGAATCGGCTAATGTGTATGACAGCATGGCGGATGCGTATGAAGCTTTTGACGAGATGGAGCTGGCTTTGAAAAACTGTGAACGGGCATGTCTTCAAGGAAAAAAAATTTCCGATCCTAACCTGGCGATATACCAAAAGCATTTAGAGAAAATAAAAATAAAAATGGGTAAAAAAATTTGA
- a CDS encoding DUF1330 domain-containing protein: MSAYVIVDIEITDPKEYEEYKKLTPATIAAYGGRFIVRGGATETLEGDWTHGRIVVLEFSDVESAKQWWSSPEYADAKAIRQRTAKTKMIVVEGFHP; encoded by the coding sequence ATGTCCGCTTACGTCATTGTAGACATTGAGATCACCGATCCGAAAGAGTATGAAGAGTATAAGAAACTTACACCTGCAACCATTGCAGCATACGGCGGAAGATTTATTGTACGAGGCGGCGCAACGGAAACGCTCGAAGGCGATTGGACTCACGGACGGATAGTCGTTCTTGAGTTTTCAGACGTGGAAAGCGCAAAACAATGGTGGAGTTCTCCTGAATATGCCGATGCTAAGGCTATTCGACAACGAACGGCGAAAACAAAAATGATAGTAGTTGAGGGTTTTCATCCATGA
- a CDS encoding MoaD/ThiS family protein, which yields MMRIMIPYHLGNLANIPREIEIDVKEPCTQRSILDTLESLYPVLRGTIRDHSTLKRRPFVRFFACGEDLSHNSPDAALPDAVVKGDEPFLIVGAMAGG from the coding sequence ATGATGCGCATAATGATCCCATACCATCTCGGTAATCTTGCGAATATTCCGCGAGAGATCGAGATCGATGTCAAAGAACCTTGCACGCAGCGTTCAATATTGGATACGCTAGAGTCGTTGTATCCTGTGTTGCGCGGTACGATCCGGGACCATTCCACGCTAAAGCGTAGGCCGTTCGTCAGGTTCTTTGCTTGCGGCGAAGACTTATCCCACAACTCGCCCGATGCCGCCCTGCCCGATGCAGTGGTGAAGGGTGATGAACCTTTCCTGATTGTCGGAGCGATGGCCGGAGGATAA